A window of the Parambassis ranga chromosome 17, fParRan2.1, whole genome shotgun sequence genome harbors these coding sequences:
- the LOC114450357 gene encoding zona pellucida sperm-binding protein 4-like yields MELFKCLFGVVLLCGAAAQYYRTPPLQKYQPSLPSQQPPQQSTLPPPAAPFDKCQVEEGEKIRCGTPDITAKQCGSINCCFDGRQCYYGKAVTVQCTRDGQFVVVVATYATLPPIDVTSIRLLADDPLCSPVDSTSAFVIFQFTVTECGTTIKEEEGYVIYENHMSSSYEVGIGPRGSITRDSHFELLFQCRYSGTSVEALIMEVNSIPPPVPVAALGPLRVELRLGSGQCRAKGCVEVKAAYSSFYAPSDYPITKVLQEPVYVEVRLVERSDPNIVLNLEHCWATSTPNPHSLPQWSLLVDGCPYNDDRYLTTVVPVDSSSKLQYPTHYKRFIVKMFTFVDPESYAPQQNTVFIHCATAVCFPSSMNSCEQPCLRKRRAVAATQNVFSSRRAVVSSGQLILTNRWT; encoded by the exons ATGGAACTTTTTAAGTGTCTGTTTGGTGTGGTTTTGTTATGTGGTGCTGCTGCCCAGTATTACAGGACACCTCCTCTGCAGAAATACCAAccatctcttccttctcagcagcCTCCGCAGCAGTCGACGCTCCCTCCACCTGCAGCCCCCTTTGATAAGTGTCAGGTGGAGGAGGGCGAGAAGATCCGCTGTGGGACTCCAGATATCACCGCCAAGCAGTGTGGGAGCATAAACTGCTGCTTTGATGGGCGGCAATGCTACTATGGCAAAGCAG TGACTGTGCAGTGTACCAGGGATGGCCAGTTTGTGGTGGTTGTGGCCACCTATGCCACCTTACCACCAATAGATGTGACTTCAATAAGGCTGCTGGCAGACGACCCGCTCTGCAGCCCTGTCGACTCCACCTCTGCCTTTGTCATTTTTCAGTTCACTGTGACAGAATGTGGAACTACAATTAAG gaggaagagggttATGTGATCTATGAAAACCACATGTCATCCTCATATGAAGTGGGAATTGGACCCAGAGGATCAATCACCAGGGACAGCCATTTTGA GTTATTGTTCCAGTGCAGGTATTCTGGTACATCTGTGGAGGCTCTCATCATGGAGGTGAACTCTATTCCACCGCCTGTGCCAGTTGCAGCACTTGGACCCCTACGAGTGGAGCTCAGACTGGGCAGCGGACAGTGTCGTGCTAAAGGATGTGTGGAGG TAAAAGCAGCATACAGCTCCTTCTATGCACCATCGGACTACCCCATCACTAAAGTGTTGCAGGAGCCTGTTTATGTTGAAGTACGTCTGGTGGAGAGGTCGGATCCAAACATTGTCCTGAATCTGGAGCACTGCTGGGCCACCTCCACTCCAAATCCTCACAGCCTTCCACAGTGGAGCCTTCTGGTTGATgg GTGTCCATACAATGATGACCGATACCTGACCACAGTGGTTCCTGTGGACAGCTCCTCTAAGCTTCAGTACCCAACCCACTATAAACGTTTCATCGTTAAGATGTTCACGTTTGTGGATCCAGAGTCCTACGCTCCTCAGCAAAACACA GTGTTTATCCACTGtgctacagctgtgtgttttccaaGCAGCATGAACTCTTGTGAACAGCCTTGTCTTCGGAAAC GAAGAGCAGTGGCTGCAACACAAAATGTCTTCTCAAGTCGGAGGGCTGTCGTCTCGAGTGGTCAGCTGATCCTGACCAATCGATGGACATGA
- the clcn2a gene encoding chloride channel protein 2a, translated as MVKDKAENRTLQYQQTLMYGRYTQELGVYAKEEAARLRDGGVRDGGGLRRNTSVRSRASDLLEYEKDPCAKCQLCASRCQKFLISRVGEDWIFLILLGLLMALVSWVMDYAIAFCQEAQKWMYGGLDSNMLLQYIAWVTYPVVLITFSAGFTQILAPQAVGSGIPEMKTILRGVVLKEYLTFKTFVAKVIGLTCALGSGMPLGKEGPFVHVASLCAALLSKFMAALFGGIYMEEPCEGNKNELRNTEMLSAACAVGVGCCFAAPIGGVLFSIEVTSTFFAVRNYWRGFFAATFSAFIFRVLAVWNQEEETITALFKTRFRLDFPFDLQELPAFAILGIACGFGGALFVYLNRLIVECMRKQKTINKFLLRKRLVYPALVTLLVSTLTFPPGFGQFMAGQLTQHESLVALFDNRTWCRQGVAEEFDYISHHHAWKHPQVNVFITLILFIIMKFWMSAVATTMPVPCGAFMPVFLIGAAFGRLVGEIMAAMFPDGIHADGSVYPIVPGGYAVVGAAALSGAVTHTVSTAVIVFELTGQISHILPVMIAVILANAVAQALQPSLYDSIIRIKKLPYLPELGMGHHEKYNIRVEDIMVRDVRFITLNSSYRELQEMLLTGQLKTLALVESRDSMILLGSIERLQLQSLLSLQLGRQRRLEYLRQLAQDNGTHDHLPSLTTDSTPSSPCAHTHLNASTNTSARQGVRFLISTEESSSFSPVVSNVQLPLKSALKTVSAISDTETPNSSQTLSCADQDKELMESPAGPAPPEKRKPKPKRVRISMADSTEVEDCMSPSDIAEWEEQQLDEPVDFKNCKIDPAPFQLVEQTSLHKTHTIFSLLGLDHAYVTSMGRLVGVVSLKELRKAIEGSVTVTGVKVRPPLASFRDSGNSTNVSEVTELHKLCIRHRGLSLPREPNPPDVKDQPDLAYKEIPVTFSEQTNLQFETSPDDSTNQSSELVLQESPSFTEDQSEFTFDCSPSHTEESDLACDYDPPTQTPEPDEAEQEQGSPSLNKDQSEPEGESSPAHTEDQSE; from the exons ATGTATGGGCGGTACACCCAGGAGCTGGGTGTTTATGCCAAGGAGGAGGCAGCCCGCCTACGTGATGGAGGGGTGCGGGATGGAGGTGGACTGCGGAGGAACACAAGCGTCCGTAGTCGTGCTTCGGACCTTCTGGAGTACGAGAAAGACCCCTGTGCAAAGTGCCAGT tgtgtgcatcTCGCTGCCAGAAGTTCCTGATCTCACGGGTGGGGGAGGACTGGATCTTCCTCATTCTGCTGGGGCTGCTCATGGCGCTGGTCAGCTGGGTCATGGACTACGCCATCGCCTTCTGCCAAGAAG cacagaaGTGGATGTATGGTGGACTGGACAGTAACATGCTCCTGCAGTACATCGCCTGGGTCACCTACCCTGTGGTGCTCATCACTTTCTCAGCTGGATTCACACAGATCCTAGCGCCTCAGGCTGTgg GTTCAGGTATTCCTGAGATGAAGACGATACTCAGGGGCGTGGTCCTGAAGGAGTATCTGACGTTTAAGACCTTTGTGGCCAAAGTCATCGGCCTGACCTGCGCCCTGGGCAGTGGGATGCCTCTGGGGAAGGAG GGGCCCTTCGTGCACGTTGCCAGTCTGTGCGCCGCTCTCCTGAGCAAATTCATGGCTGCTCTCTTCGGTGGGATTTACATG GAAGAGCCCTGTGAGGGAAACAAG AACGAGCTGAGGAACACGGAGATGCTGTCGGCTGCCTGCGCGGTGGGTGTGGGCTGCTGCTTCGCTGCCCCTATTGGAG GGGTGCTGTTCAGTATTGAGGTTACATCCACGTTTTTTGCGGTGAGGAACTACTGGAGGGGCTTCTTTGCTGCCACCTTCAGTGCCTTCATATTCAGAGTGTTAGCAGTCTGGAACCAGGAGGAAG AGACCATCACTGCTCTCTTTAAGACGCGTTTCCGTCTGGACTTCCCGTTTGACCTTCAGGAGCTGCCGGCGTTCGCCATCCTCGG caTCGCCTGCGGTTTTGGAGGTGCCCTGTTTGTCTATCTGAACCGACTGATCGTAGAGTGCATGAGGAAGCAGAAGACGATTAACAAGTTTCTGCTGAGGAA GCGCCTGGTGTATCCTGCACTCGTCACCCTGCTGGTCTCCACACTCACGTTCCCCCCGGGCTTCGGGCAGTTCATGGCTGGGCAG CTGACACAACACGAGTCTCTGGTTGCGCTGTTTGACAACCGCACGTGGTGCCGTCAGGGCGTGGCCGAGGAGTTTGACTACATCAGCCACCACCATGCCTGGAAACACCCGCAGGTCAACGTCTTCATTACACTtatcctcttcatcatcatgaaG TTCTGGATGTCCGCCGTGGCCACCACCATGCCTGTTCCATGTGGAGCCTTCATGCCGGTTTTTCTTATTG GTGCAGCATTTGGAAGACTTGTTGGAGAAATCATGGCTGCCATGTTCCCTGACGGTATACATGCTGATGGCAGTGTGTATCCCATAGTACCCGGCGGTTATGCTGTAGTAG GTGCTGCGGCTCTGTCTGGCGCAGTCACCCACACTGTGTCCACAGCGGTCATAGTGTTTGAGCTGACCGGTCAGATCTCCCACATCTTACCTGTGATGATTGCCGTGATTCTGGCCAACGCTGTGGCCCAGGCACTCCAGCCGTCCCTCTATGACTCCATCATTCGCATCAAGAAACTTCCCTACCTGCCTGAGCTGGGGATGGGACATCATGA GAAATATAATATCCGTGTGGAGGACATCATGGTCAGGGATGTGCGCTTCATCACTCTGAACTCTTCCTACCGGGAGCTGCAGGAGATGCTGCTGACTGGTCAGCTCAAAACGCTGGCGCTGGTTGAATCTAGAG ACTCAATGATTCTGTTGGGCTCCATAGAGCGACTGCAGCTCCAGTCCCTGCTCTCTCTTCAGCTGGGCCGCCAACGGAGGCTGGAGTACCTCCGCCAGTTGGCCCAGGACAACGGCACCCATGACCACTTGCCCAGTTTGACCACTGACAGCACCCCCAGCTCTCCCTGCGCCCACACCCACCTCAACGCATCCACCAACACCAGCGCACGCCAAGGGGTTCGCTTCCTG ATTTCCACAGAGGAGTCTTCCTCCTTCAGCCCAGTGGTTTCCAACGTTCAGCTTCCTCTGAAATCCGCCTTGAAAACTGTGTCTGCTATCAGTGACACAGAGACGCCAAACA GCTCTCAGACTCTCTCCTGTGCCGACCAGGACAAAGAGCTGATGGAG AGCCCGGCTGGGCCGGCTCCTCCTGAAAAAAGAAAGCCCAAGCCCAAACGAGTGAGGATCTCCATGGCG GACTCCACTGAAGTGGAAGACTGCATGTCCCCCTCAGAT ATAGCAGagtgggaggagcagcagctcgaCGAGCCGGTGGATTTCAAAAACTGCAAGATCGATCCCGCCCCCTTCCAGCTGGTGGAACAAACGTCTCTGCACAAG ACTCACACCATCTTCTCTCTGCTGGGTCTGGATCACGCCTATGTGACCAGCATGGGGCGACTGGTTGGAGTCGTCTCTCTCAAAgag ctaCGTAAGGCCATCGAAGGCTCAGTGACTGTGACCGGAGTGAAAGTGCGGCCTCCGCTGGCCAGTTTCCGTGACAGTGGGAACAGCACAAACGTATCCGAGGTAACAGAACTACACAAGTTGTGCATCCGCCACAGGGGGCTCTCATTGCCACGGGAACCCAACCCTCCGGACGTGAAGGACCAGCCGGACCTCGCGTACAAAGAGATCCCCGTCACCTTCTCAGAACAAACCAATCTGCAGTTTGAAACCAGCCCCGACGACAGCACCAACCAGTCGTCGGAGCTGGTGCTCCAGGAAAGCCCCTCCTTCACTgaggaccaatcagaatttACTTTTGACTGCAGCCCCTCCCACACTGAGGAATCGGACCTGGCCTGTGACTATGACCCCCCAACGCAAACTCCTGAACCCGACGAAGCGGAGCAAGAACAGGGGAGTCCGTCTTTAAACAAGGACCAATCAGaaccagagggagagagcagtcCCGCCCACACTGAGGATCAATCAGAATGA